Proteins co-encoded in one Acanthopagrus latus isolate v.2019 chromosome 10, fAcaLat1.1, whole genome shotgun sequence genomic window:
- the LOC119026737 gene encoding cytochrome b5 domain-containing protein 1 — protein sequence MADRPKIFTPAEVAAHNTAEDLWVSFLGKVCDLTPLMNQYQGDALLLPIMECAGRDISTWFDPETKDVLKYVDPLTNCVRYYTPRGRFVHVPPAGPRSDWVSDIGQPWWRDKRYEVGLLTSKTRWIRVINTLTSQEQRLQVCSEETLAEILQRYLRYNSHACSYTWKHSGVSLDMSRTLCENNVLDDDHELQRLRLDQNLFCPALLLHFNDDLTEG from the exons ATGGCGGACAGACCCAAGATCTTCACTCCTGCCGAGGTGGCTGCTCACAACACTGCTGAGGACCTGTGGGTGTCGTTCCTGGGCAAAGTGTGCGACCTGACCCCACTGATGAACCAGTACCAAG gtgacGCCCTGCTGTTACCCATCATGGAGTGTGCGGGGCGGGACATCAGCACCTGGTTCGACCCGGAAACCAAAGAC gtGCTGAAGTATGTGGATCCACTGACCAACTGTGTGAGGTACTACACCCCCAGGGGGCGCTTCGTGCACGTCCCGCCCGCCGGCCCTCGCTCCGACTGGGTCAGCGACATCGGCCAGCCCTGGTGGAGGGACAAACGCTATGAGGTGGGGCTGCTGACTTCCAAAACCAGGTGGATACGAGTCATCAACACGCTGACGTCACAGGAGCAGCGACTGCAG gtGTGCTCTGAGGAGACTCTGGCTGAGATCCTCCAGCGTTACCTGCGCTACAACTCTCACGCCTGCAGCTACACCTGGAAACACAGCGGGGTGAGTCTGGATATGAGCAGGACGCTCTGCGAGAACAACGTCCTCGACGACGACCACGAGCTCCAACGGCTACGACTGGATCAGAACCTGTTTTGCCCCGCCCTCCTCCTGCACTTCAACGACGACCTCACCGAgggctga
- the asgrl2 gene encoding asialoglycoprotein receptor 1, producing MTDYRYKNEMDTTALWTKDPVPAFLSGVSRFRRWLFPALTAAVILILIIALGVSSTKTSNRVWSMEQHVSNLSNVIQSLNSSLQLAEERAKEAQKLQFAVEKNKEQLISVSEALKQLSMVDSLSRSVAALKCSLQRIINNSSAGDGCCPIGWDQLDLNCFFFSQTVLSWNESRVWCDREGAHLLILRTDKEWDFVTRHTGHLLHWVGLSDWRTGRWEWINRTPYIMERRRWVPGQPDSWTGHGLGGGDEDCAHLHNGRLNDLHCSSKIRYICQKHSMRG from the exons ATGACAGACTATCGCTACAAGAATGAGATGGACACCACTGCACTGTGGACCAAAG atccTGTGCCCGCCTTCCTCTCAGGTGTCTCCAGGTTCAGACGCTGGttgtttcctgctctgacagctgcagtcatCCTGATCCTGATCATCGCACTGGGAGTCAgca gcACAAAGACGTCCAATCGTGTGTGGTCGATGGAACAACATGTTTCCAACCTGAGCAACGTCATCCAATCACTGAACAGCTCCCTGCAGCTGGCTGAAG AACGAGCTAAAGAAGCTCAGAAGCTGCAGTTTGCTGTGGAGAAGAACAAGGAGCAGCTGATCTCag tgtCTGAGGCGTTGAAGCAGCTGTCGATGGTTGATTCTCTCAGCAGGAGCGTCGCTGCGCTCAAATGTTCCCTCCAACGCATCATCAACAACA gctcAGCAGGAGACGGGTGTTGTCCTATCGGCTGGGATCAGTTGGACTTGaactgtttcttcttcagcCAGACGGTTCTGTCCTGGAACGAGTCCAGAGTGTGgtgtgacagagagggagctCACCTGCTCATCCTCCGCACCGACAAGGAGTGG gactTTGTGACCCGTCATACAGGTCATCTGCTCCACTGGGTCGGTCTGTCCGACTGGAGGACCGGGCGCTGGGAGTGGATCAACCGGACTCCGTACATAATGGAGCGCAG GCGCTGGGTGCCGGGGCAGCCCGACAGCTGGACCGGTCACGGCCTCGGTGGCGGAGACGAAGACTGTGCTCACCTGCACAACGGACGTCTGAACGACCTGCACTGCTCCTCCAAGATCCGCTACATCTGCCAGAAACACAGCATGCGTGGCTGA
- the LOC119026722 gene encoding LOW QUALITY PROTEIN: asialoglycoprotein receptor 1-like (The sequence of the model RefSeq protein was modified relative to this genomic sequence to represent the inferred CDS: deleted 1 base in 1 codon) gives MTTEYHDETEDDSSSFWNKEPAPVFLSGVSRFRRWLFPALTAAVILILIISLGASNSSTWSRLWSVEKSVSNLTEVQSAGQQLTQGAAKDIHRLKFAVESNKDQLTSVSEALKQLSALDSLSRTVATLKCSLERIINNGSVGDGCCPLDWTLSGSSCYFFSKTALAWDDARNWCDGHESHLVIMNTDEEWTFVTHHSMGTFYWVGLTDERTGHWEWVNQTPYVMNRRRWRPGQPDSWTGHGFGPGDEDCAHLHSDGRLNDLHCSPGCATSARDTASAAEQQAPPTHRSPHTGVHLLRTANTNTIKSLS, from the exons ATGACAACTGAGTACCATGACGAGACTGAAGACGACAGCAGCTCCTTCTGGAACAAag agccTGCACCTGTCTTCCTCTCAGGTGTCTCCAGGTTCAGACGCTGGttgtttcctgctctgacagctgctgtcatccTGATCCTGATCATCTCACTGGGAGCCAgca acagcAGCACGTGGAGCAGACTGTGGTCGGTGGAGAAAAGTGTCTCCAACCTGACGGAGGTACAGAGCGCCGGACAGCAGCTCACACAAG gTGCAGCCAAAGACATTCATCGTCTCAAGTTTGCCGTGGAGAGCAACAAGGACCAGCTGACCTCAG TGTCGGAGGCGCTGAAGCAGCTGTCGGCTCTGGACTCCCTCAGCAGGACGGTCGCCACGCTCAAGTGTTCCCTCGAACGCATCATCAACAACG gttcTGTGGGGGACGGCTGCTGTCCTCTTGATTGGACTCTTTCTGGCTCCAGTTGTTATTTCTTCAGTAAGACCGCTCTGGCCTGGGACGATGCCAGAAACTGGTGCGACGGACACGAATCTCACCTGGTCATCATGAACACTGACGAGGAGTGG ACCTTTGTGACCCATCACAGCATGGGAACCTTCTACTGGGTGGGTCTGACCGATGAGAGGACGGGACACTGGGAGTGGGTCAACCAGACGCCGTACGTCATGAACCGCAG ACGGTGGCGACCCGGTCAGCCCGACAGCTGGACCGGTCACGGTTTCGGGCCCGGAGACGAGGACTGTGCTCACCTTCACAGCGACGGACGCCTCAACGACCTGCACTGCTCC CCAGGCTGCGCTACATCTGCCAGAGACACAGCCAGcgcagctgagcagcaggcTCCGCCCACACACCGCTCACCTCACACAGGTGTTCATCTACTGCggactgcaaacacaaacaccatcaaGTCGTTGTCTTAG